The following nucleotide sequence is from Drosophila simulans strain w501 chromosome 3L, Prin_Dsim_3.1, whole genome shotgun sequence.
ATAGAACTAACCGCGATAAGATAGCCGATGCGTACTCGTTCTGGTTCGAGCCCTAAAGTGGCCATAAATTGATAATTAACTTTGATACAAATCCTGAATCATAGATATTATCGAATAAGTTTCAAATCTATCATAATTGTGTGTTAATTATACAAACTATATACCAAAATGGTATTAACTTATCaaagtaaagtcttcttaaaTGTTTTACCCTCTAAAATGATATCCAAAATTTATGACAAAATCCTTTGACAATCGCCCAACTTTCTCTCTTAATGAAACAATAATTGCTCAATATATTagctttaattattatattttagacCTCTCCTTAGATCACCTGGGTGGTGAACACGGGTTCAGCAATCTGATTTTCGGAAGCGTCAGCCTGATCGGGAACGACATCGGTAGTCACAGCTGGCGAATCCTCACCAGACACagtggtggttgtggtggtggtggacgAGGAGTCGGAGTTTGTGGGTGCAGTAATCACGGCAGGGGACAGAACGGGCTTAACAAGACGACGTCTGCGCAGATAGGGTGCTCCATAGTCGTAGTAGTTGTTGTTCCAGTAGCTGGGACCGTTCCAGCCGCCGGGATAGCCATAGGATCCATAGTCGGGCCAGTAGCGCGGATAGTAGGGCAAGATGTTGTTGGACACTTGGGGCAGGATGCTGGGCGTTTCCACATCGGCGGCAACATTGACGGCCGGTAGGATTTGGGCTGCATTCTTCACCAGCACAGTGGGCACGATGCCGGCATTCTTCACAAGCACAGTGGGCACAATTCCAGCTGCCTTGGCCAGCAAAGTGGGTGACTCCACTCCCAAGTCCACCTTCGCAGAGCGTCCCAATCTTCCGCGCAGGGACAACTGGGCAGATGACACTGCCACCAAACTGACACAAACCAGAGCCACAAACAGACGCATATTCTCCAAACTAGCAACCACTTTCAACTGACTTAAATTGGCCATTGCTCGCCCATTTTATAGAGCTCCTCTTTTTCGGGtataatttacttttcatttaatCAGTTCAAATATTGATTCAACTAAAATTCGTTTCTGGGAATCCGTGCAAATTATTTAACCACGTTTTGCGTAGTTTCATATTTGCTTAGTTGGGTTCTCGGCGGTCGGAGAATTGAAAACAGATTTTGCTGAATAGTTGTCATTAGcggtttgccaaaaatttggtTGCTTGATGTTTCCCATCTGTTCTATTGTCTCAAACAATACGGCAATTAGAAAGTCTTGCTTCTGAGTTCCGATTCCGGGTTTCAATTTCGTTGGTAGAAAATGaaagcttaaataaattatttgaaaatgtatGCTAGGAAATAGTagaatttctttttcttttcacaCAAATTTGTAAGCCTTAAACCCCAAAGAATACGAATAccttatatattttgttaatttataatatatttgagtttaaaaccaaaaaccaagtAACATCTTAATAGCTTGTTTGCATTctcaaagtttttttttattcaaccATATAAACAAGAAGGAATTGTATATTATAGTTTACATTCCTAACCAAACAATGTAACACTAAGTGTAATTTCCAAGCCAAGGCACGCTGTTTTAGTTAAACATTTTAGTATGATTACTACTGCAACTTTGTATGCACGAGTGCAGGTGACAGTTTGAAAGTTTTTGCAAATACGTAGAAGACCAACTGAGagtttaaacaattaaattgacTTCTTTTTCGTGCACACATACATTTGAAgaaagttgttgttttttttacatcCTAACTAGTTTAATCTATTTCAAGTGTGACTGTGTATTCCCTCGGTGTAATCCAATCTGGTTTAGGTGCTGCTTCTGCGAGTAAAGCTAGCCCGAACAGCACCGAAAGTATGAAAATTCTCATCCTGATGAAGGtttaaagtaaactaaactgatattttaaaatgcgcttatatatacaaatgccTTAATAAATTATGCCAGCTTGAACCAACTAAGTGCCTATTTAAAAAGCTTATCGAATCAGTTGTTCATTAGGTAGGTAATTATAAATTAACGAGAACGGCTGCCGAACCGAATTTCGAATGGTTGAGTGTCAAGTGTTTCCATATGCCCATTTTCAAAGTGGAGTTTCAATTAGGCTAATTGCAAGTGCTTCGCAGTGCAGTCATAAAAATGGttcaccaaataaataaagcaaaagcaaacaataaaaatcaataacaaaaaatattaaaaaccatttgcatcttatgtatttaatattgtCTCTTACTTTGATTATAATGCTGGGTTTATTTTTACTGAAGTTGCAAATTTTCttcgttaaaaaaaatatcactatgatttatatttatacttgcACAAATAGATATAACAAACTCATAAGCCCCGACCAAGTAAAACACACTCTTTGAGCATGTCATAaattttctgtgtgttttaGCCAGACATCAAGTAATTCGCAATTCCCCCAACccatcacgca
It contains:
- the LOC6738106 gene encoding uncharacterized protein LOC6738106 gives rise to the protein MRLFVALVCVSLVAVSSAQLSLRGRLGRSAKVDLGVESPTLLAKAAGIVPTVLVKNAGIVPTVLVKNAAQILPAVNVAADVETPSILPQVSNNILPYYPRYWPDYGSYGYPGGWNGPSYWNNNYYDYGAPYLRRRRLVKPVLSPAVITAPTNSDSSSTTTTTTTVSGEDSPAVTTDVVPDQADASENQIAEPVFTTQVI